A window of the Oryza brachyantha chromosome 5, ObraRS2, whole genome shotgun sequence genome harbors these coding sequences:
- the LOC121054399 gene encoding uncharacterized protein LOC121054399 → MADDDDAAATAAAAQEAEVRAEAERRTEAARLRAAALDKFEAAHETIWAQATAVVNVKALIPIILDKVTNSYTKWRGMFLTVLGKYALAPHVLEDELHPDRPVWVQTDCVVLSWIFATVSSDLQQSLMLRQRRAREAWCYLEDEFLGQKESRAILLETQFRNLRQDSMTITDYCRKLETMAASLAEFGDPIGDRQLVFTLLRGLSGKFRHMVSILKLQRPFPSFAEARTHLLLEEIDIDARPPSPPAALIASSPTPPAGGPGRQAPATGPPRTGQHSQAGGQPGGQRNGRRRGKGGRGQGHQPGAGQGGQGSSTGGYGAPGHGASAGQGGVHGVHPSCTVCTLQMWPYGGRPPPAPPAFAAVPQYGAPFGGASSGGFYSPGSSYPFTYGGGSAPSTPTFQGAPYQLQAAPWNPAHGGAWNQDSLVQNFNTMTLHPPAPSEWYADSGAGSHMTADAGFGNQERDRQVQ, encoded by the exons AtggcggacgacgacgacgcggctgCCACCGCAGCGGCGGCACAGGAGGCCGAAGTCCGCGCCGAGGCCGAGCGCCGCACTGAAGCGGCGCGCCTCCGCGCTGCAGCCCTCGACAAGTTCGAGGCCGCCCATGAGACCATCTGGGCGCaggccaccgccgtcgtcaaCGTCAAGGCGCTGATCCCCATCATCCTCGACAAAGTGACCAACAGCTACACCAAATGGCGGGGCATGTTCCTCACCGTGCTCGGCAAATATGCCCTCGCCCCGCACGTGCTCGAGGACGAACTGCACCCCGACCGTCCGGTTTGGGTCCAGACTGATTGTGTTGTGCTGTCATGGATTTTCGCCACCGTCTCCAGCGACCTACAGCAGTCGCTCATGCTTCGCCAACGCCGTGCACGCGAGGCATGGTGCTACCTCGAGGACGAATTCCTCGGCCAGAAGGAGTCTCGTGCCATTCTCCTGGAGACGCAATTCCGCAACCTTCGTCAAGACTCCATGACGATCACTGATTACTGCCGCAAGCTGGAGACCATGGCTGCATCTCTTGCTGAATTCGGTGATCCCATCGGTGATCGCCAACTGGTCTTCACTCTCCTTCGCGGCCTCAGTGGTAAGTTCCGCCACATGGTGTCTATACTGAAGCTGCAGCGTCCGTTCCCGTCGTTCGCCGAGGCCCGGACTCACCTGCTCCTCGAGGAGATCGACATCGACGCTCGCCCACCGTCTCCACCTGCGGCCCTCATCGCCTCGTCGCCCACGCCACCGGCTGGTGGCCCCGGCCGCCAGGCGCCGGCCACTGGTCCTCCGCGCACCGGCCAGCACAGCCAGGCTGGCGGCCAGCCAGGCGGCCAACGCAacggccgccggcgtggcAAGGGTGGCCGCGGACAGGGCCACCAGCCCGGTGCTGGTCAGGGTGGCCAAGGCTCCTCTACAGGCGGTTACGGCGCCCCTGGCCACGGCGCATCCGCTGGCCAGGGTGGCGTGCACGGTGTGCACCCCTCTTGCACGGTGTGCACGCTCCAGATGTGGCCGTACGGTGGCCGCccaccaccagcaccaccGGCCTTCGCTGCTGTCCCGCAGTACGGCGCACCTTTTGGTGGTGCGTCCAGCGGCGGTTTCTACAGCCCCGGCTCCAGCTACCCGTTCACCTACGGGGGAGGATCAGCGCCCTCGACACCGACATTTCAGGGGGCACCATATCAGCTGCAGGCTGCCCCCTGGAACCCGGCACATGGAGGCGCATGGAACCAGGACTCCTTGGTGCAGAATTTCAACACCATGACGCTCCACCCCCCGGCACCTTCGGAATGGTACGCCGACTCTGGTGCAGGCTCGCATATGACTGCGGATGCTG GATTTGGAAACCAGGAACGTGATCGCCAGGTGCAATAG
- the LOC102719113 gene encoding ammonium transporter 2 member 1 — translation MATAAGAYSASLPAVPEWLNKGDNAWQLTAATLVGIQSMPGLVVLYGSIVKKKWAVNSAFMALYAYASSLLVWVLVGFRMAFGDQLLPFWGKAGVALTQSYLVGQATLPATAHGTIPRTEPLYPEATLVLFQFEFAAITLVLLAGSVLGRMNIKAWMAFTPLWLLLSYTVGAFSLWGGGFLYRWGVIDYSGGYVIHLSSGIAGFTAAYWVGPRLKSDRERFSPNNILLMIAGGGLLWMGWAGFNGGAPYAANIAASVAVLNTNVCAATSLLMWTCLDVIFFRKPSVIGAVQGMMTGLVCITPGAGLVQTWAAVVMGVFAGSVPWFTMMILHKKSELLMKVDDTLAVFHTHAVAGLLGGILTGLLATPELFSLESSVQGLRGTFYGGGIGQIGKQLGGAAFVIAWNLVVTTAILLGIGVFIPLRMPDEQLMIGDDAAHGEEAYALWGDGEKFDATRHDLSRGGAGERDGPAGERLAGLGARGVTIQL, via the exons atggcgacggcggcgggcgcgtaCTCGGCGAGCCTGCCGGCGGTGCCGGAGTGGCTGAACAAGGGGGACAACGCGTGGCAGCTGACGGCAGCGACGCTGGTGGGGATCCAGTCCATGCCGGGGCTGGTGGTGCTGTACGGCAGCATCGTGAAGAAGAAGTGGGCGGTGAACTCGGCGTTCATGGCGCTGTACGCCTACGCGTCGTCGCTGCTGGTGTGGGTGCTGGTCGGGTTCCGCATGGCGTTCGGCGACCAGCTGCTGCCGTTCTGGGGGAAGGCCGGGGTGGCGCTGACCCAGAGCTACCTCGTCGGCCAGGCCACGCTGCCGGCCACCGCGCACGGCACCATCCCGCGCACCGAGCCCCTCTACCCGGAGGCGACGCTGGTGCTGTTCCAGTTCGAGTTCGCCGCCATCACGCTGGTGCTCCTCGCCGGCTCCGTCCTCGGCCGCATGAACATCAAGGCCTGGATGGCCTTCACCCCGCTCTGGCTCCTCCTCTCCTACACCGTCGGCGCCTTCAGCCTCTGGGGCGGCGGCTTCCTCTACCGCTGGGGCGTCATCGACTACTCCGGCGGCTACGTCATCCACCTCTCCTCCGGCATCGCCGGCTTCACCGCCGCCTACTGG GTGGGGCCAAGGCTGAAGAGCGACCGTGAGCGATTCTCGCCGAACAACATCCTGCTGatgatcgccggcggcgggctgcTGTGGATGGGGTGGGCCGGGTTCAACGGCGGGGCGCCGTACGCCGCCAACATCGCGGCGTCGGTGGCCGTGCTCAACACCAACGTCTGCGCCGCCACCAGCCTCCTCATGTGGACCTGCCTCGACGTCATCTTCTTCCGCAAGCCGTCCGTTATCGGCGCTGTGCAGGGCATGATGACCGGCCTCGTCTGCATCACCCCTGGCGCAG GGCTGGTGCAAACCTGGGCAGCCGTCGTCATGGGCGTGTTCGCCGGCAGCGTGCCGTGGTTCACCATGATGATCCTGCACAAGAAGTCGGAGCTGCTGATGAAGGTGGACGACACGCTCGCCGTGTTCCACACCCACGCCGTGGCGGGGCTCCTCGGCGGCATCCTGACGGGCCTCCTGGCCACCCCGGAGCTCTTCTCCCTCGAGTCCTCGGTGCAGGGCCTCCGCGGCACGTtctacggcggcggcatcgggcAGATCGGCAAGCAGctgggcggcgcggcgttcGTCATCGCGTGGAACCTCGTGGTCACCACGGCCATCCTGCTCGGCATCGGCGTGTTCATCCCGCTGCGGATGCCCGACGAGCAGCTCAtgatcggcgacgacgcggcgcacggcgaggagGCCTACGCGCTgtggggcgacggcgagaagTTCGACGCGACGCGGCACGACCTCTCgaggggcggcgccggggagaGGGACGgccccgccggcgagcggctcGCCGGCCTAGGGGCCAGGGGCGTCACCATCCAGCTCTAG
- the LOC102719388 gene encoding UPF0098 protein CPn_0877/CP_0992/CPj0877/CpB0906: MAQESLRLVSHPIAAHDGRLPRHYTLEGQGAKKDISPPLEWYRVPDGARSLALVVQDIDAPDPEGPIVPWTHWVVANIPPSVKGLPEGFSGKEGASGREFGGIQEGVNDWKQPGWRGPIPPSRGHRIQFKLYALDDEVRLGNKVTKDKLMDAIQGHVLGEAELTAVF, encoded by the exons ATGGCGCAGGAGAGCCTGAGGCTGGTGTCGCACCCGATCGCGGCGCACGACGGGCGGCTGCCGCGGCACTATACGCTGGAGGGGCAGGGCGCGAAGAAGGacatctcgccgccgctggagtGGTACAGGGTGCCCGACGGGGCGCGGTCGCTGGCGCTCGTCGTGCAGGACATCGACGCGCCCGACCCGGAGGGCCCCATCGTGCCGTGGACGCACTGGGTCGTCGCCAACATCCCGCCCTCCGTCAAGGGCCTTCCCGAGGGTTTCTCCGGCAAGGAGGGCGCCTCCGGCCGCGAGTTCGGCGGCATCCAGGAGGGCGTCAACGACTGGAAGCAGCCCGGCTGGCGCGGCCCCATCCCGCCCTCCCGCGGCCACCGCATCCAGTTCAAGCTCTACGCCCTCGACGACGAGGTGCGCCTCGGCAACAAG GTGACCAAGGACAAGCTCATGGATGCCATCCAGGGGCACGTCCTTGGAGAAGCCGAGCTCACGGCCGTCTTCTAG
- the LOC121054500 gene encoding RING-H2 finger protein ATL66-like: protein MAAQEGAAGTNQVMRWRYGDVGDSNFTVHGRAVYLLVGLLFAVVVFVALCLYLRWACHRYTPDPEASSSSSSAGAAGAAAAPMPGLDAEAIGGLPVTLYLPRDSSTAPAGKGGDDDDDEQAAQCSICISALVVGEKVKTLPPCGHCFHPDCVDAWLRSQPSCPLCRSLLLAAAKSDVNGGVDSPV, encoded by the coding sequence ATGGCCGCGCAGGAGGGGGCCGCGGGGACGAACCAGGTGATGCGGTGGCGGTACGGGGACGTCGGCGACAGCAACTTCACGGTGCACGGCCGCGCCGTGTACCTGCTGGTCGGGCTGCTCTTCGCCGTCGTGGTGTTCGTCGCCCTCTGCCTCTACCTCCGCTGGGCGTGCCACCGGTACACGCCGGACCCGgaggcctcctcctcctcctcgtcggcagGCGCGGCGGGGGCCGCGGCGGCACCGATGCCTGGACTCGACGCCGAGGCTATCGGGGGCCTTCCGGTGACGCTGTACCTCCCGCGCGACTCCTCGACGGCACCCGCGGGgaagggcggcgacgacgacgacgacgagcaggCGGCTCAGTGCTCGATATGCATCAGCGCGCTTGTGGTCGGCGAGAAGGTGAAGACCCTCCCGCCATGCGGTCACTGCTTTCACCCGGACTGCGTCGACGCCTGGCTCCGCTCCCAGCCCAGCTGCCCGCTCTGCCggagcctcctcctcgccgccgccaaatCCGACGTCAACGGAGGCGTCGACTCCCCCGTGTGA